In Saccharothrix syringae, the following are encoded in one genomic region:
- a CDS encoding Scr1 family TA system antitoxin-like transcriptional regulator, with protein sequence MDMRPSLRGRLLGGRLRGLREQRGLTVDELARRVGLPPDRIRNLEEGGSPRGAKKDLWCSWGAPATTVLDELCRSAERIDLHAPLGVAPVYRDLDADRCTAYVLADALTDRTDVTFRVIPRDAGAYPGIEQPMTLFRMAGGPPVVCYPYAHAVMFTEDPEHATAAHRVFDHLRELTVTPGTG encoded by the coding sequence ATGGATATGCGCCCCAGCCTTCGGGGTCGTCTGCTGGGGGGCAGGCTGCGCGGCCTCCGTGAGCAGCGCGGGCTGACCGTTGACGAGCTCGCCCGGCGGGTCGGACTGCCGCCCGACCGCATCCGGAACCTGGAGGAGGGCGGCTCGCCGCGGGGTGCCAAGAAGGACCTGTGGTGCTCGTGGGGCGCCCCGGCGACCACCGTGCTGGACGAGCTGTGCCGCAGCGCCGAGCGGATCGACCTGCACGCGCCGCTGGGCGTCGCACCCGTCTACCGGGACCTGGACGCCGACCGGTGCACGGCCTACGTGCTGGCCGACGCGCTCACCGACCGCACCGACGTCACCTTCCGGGTCATCCCGCGCGACGCGGGCGCCTACCCGGGCATCGAGCAGCCGATGACGCTGTTCCGGATGGCCGGCGGCCCGCCGGTGGTCTGCTACCCCTACGCGCACGCCGTGATGTTCACCGAGGACCCGGAGCACGCCACCGCCGCGCACCGGGTCTTCGACCACCTGCGCGAGCTGACCGTCACGCCCGGGACAGGGTGA
- a CDS encoding BON domain-containing protein — MTAEPEQYLSARLRRALAEDPRTTEQGVRVTVRGDHVLLSGSVATAERRSALEAVIHDVAPGLTVLDDVKVVSVDAPAGREEL, encoded by the coding sequence ATGACCGCCGAGCCCGAGCAGTACCTGTCGGCCCGACTGCGCCGGGCGCTGGCCGAGGACCCGCGCACGACCGAGCAGGGGGTGCGCGTCACCGTGCGCGGCGACCACGTGCTGCTGTCGGGCAGCGTGGCCACCGCCGAGCGCCGGTCCGCCCTGGAGGCGGTGATCCACGACGTCGCACCCGGGCTGACCGTGCTGGACGACGTGAAGGTGGTGTCGGTCGACGCGCCGGCCGGCCGGGAGGAGCTGTGA
- a CDS encoding nucleotidyltransferase family protein, protein MSGVQNELLRTLTKVAKALRTEGIPFALAGGCAVYARGGPATEHDVDILVREEDAKPAVKALVAAGMRAATPPEDWLLKVYDGESLVDLLFRPNEIPVTEETLAKAEELAVGSVTLPVMPATDVMISKLLVLDGHRCDFSELLPFARALREQIDWPRVREATAHSPYAEAFLVLVERLDLLHPTTLTRSA, encoded by the coding sequence ATGAGCGGTGTCCAGAACGAGTTGCTGCGCACTTTGACCAAGGTGGCCAAGGCCCTGCGCACCGAGGGCATCCCGTTCGCACTGGCGGGCGGGTGCGCGGTGTACGCCAGGGGCGGGCCCGCGACCGAGCACGACGTGGACATCCTGGTGCGCGAGGAGGACGCCAAGCCGGCGGTGAAGGCACTGGTGGCCGCGGGCATGCGCGCCGCCACCCCACCCGAGGACTGGCTGCTCAAGGTCTACGACGGCGAGTCCCTGGTGGACCTGCTGTTCCGCCCGAACGAAATCCCGGTGACCGAGGAGACCCTGGCCAAGGCCGAGGAGCTGGCCGTCGGGTCGGTGACGCTGCCGGTGATGCCCGCGACCGACGTGATGATCAGCAAGCTGCTGGTCCTGGACGGGCACCGCTGCGACTTCAGCGAGCTCCTGCCGTTCGCCCGCGCGCTGCGCGAGCAGATCGACTGGCCGAGGGTCCGCGAGGCCACCGCGCACTCGCCGTACGCGGAGGCGTTCCTGGTGCTGGTGGAACGCCTCGACCTGCTGCACCCGACGACGCTGACCAGGAGCGCGTGA
- a CDS encoding DUF6480 family protein: MTAQPPDPDTSRTPGGAAPPDPDPARTPGLEPGGGVAPGDTPPDAGQTSGLSHPQPMPSRRGPVVTLVLVVLLTALVLAFIVAEVMGWSKVF, from the coding sequence ATGACTGCCCAACCCCCCGACCCGGACACGTCCCGCACGCCCGGTGGTGCCGCGCCGCCGGACCCCGACCCCGCCCGCACGCCCGGCCTGGAGCCCGGCGGCGGGGTCGCGCCCGGCGACACCCCGCCCGACGCGGGTCAGACCTCGGGCCTGTCCCACCCGCAGCCCATGCCGTCGCGCCGGGGCCCGGTGGTCACGCTGGTGCTCGTCGTGCTGCTGACCGCCCTGGTGCTGGCGTTCATCGTGGCCGAGGTGATGGGCTGGTCGAAGGTGTTCTAG
- a CDS encoding NAD-dependent epimerase/dehydratase family protein — MRIVVTGATGNLGTALLRRLADEPGVEVRGVTRRTPEPRDAYRGVEWRTVDLGRDGAEEPLTEVFRDADAVVHLAWLIQPSHDERALYKTNVAGSDRVFTAAAAAGVPHLVHMSSVGAYSPAAKDHTVDESWPTDGVSTSYYSRHKAAVEHLLDQVRREHPQLKVTRVRPGLVLQAEAAAEIKRYFLGRLVPHGLFKLRIPVLPLPDSLVLQFVHADDVADAVARIALGGHEGAFNLVADPVVTPEVLAEVMGARRVPLPPTALRAAARISWHLRLQPTSHGWVDLALTAPLLDAGRARAELGWEPRHDAREALRELLGGLGRKEGLRPSPPLKP, encoded by the coding sequence ATGAGGATCGTGGTCACCGGCGCGACCGGCAACCTGGGGACGGCCCTGCTGCGCAGGCTGGCCGACGAGCCGGGCGTCGAGGTCCGCGGCGTCACCCGGCGCACGCCGGAACCCCGGGACGCCTACCGCGGCGTCGAGTGGAGGACGGTCGACCTGGGCCGCGACGGCGCCGAGGAACCCCTGACCGAGGTCTTCCGCGACGCCGACGCCGTGGTGCACCTGGCGTGGCTGATCCAGCCCAGCCACGACGAGCGGGCGCTCTACAAGACCAACGTGGCGGGCAGCGACCGGGTCTTCACCGCCGCGGCCGCCGCCGGCGTGCCGCACCTGGTGCACATGTCCTCCGTCGGCGCCTACTCGCCGGCCGCCAAGGACCACACCGTCGACGAGAGCTGGCCCACCGACGGCGTCTCCACGTCCTACTACAGCAGGCACAAGGCCGCCGTGGAGCACCTGCTCGACCAGGTGCGGCGCGAGCACCCGCAGCTCAAGGTCACCCGGGTCAGACCCGGCCTGGTCCTGCAGGCCGAGGCCGCCGCCGAGATCAAGCGCTACTTCCTGGGCCGGCTGGTCCCGCACGGGCTGTTCAAGCTCAGGATCCCCGTGCTGCCGCTGCCGGACTCGCTGGTCCTCCAGTTCGTCCACGCCGACGACGTGGCCGACGCGGTCGCCAGGATCGCGCTCGGCGGCCACGAGGGCGCGTTCAACCTCGTCGCCGACCCGGTGGTGACGCCGGAGGTGCTGGCCGAGGTGATGGGCGCCCGGCGCGTGCCGCTCCCGCCGACCGCCCTGCGCGCCGCCGCCCGGATCAGCTGGCACCTGCGCCTCCAGCCCACCTCCCACGGCTGGGTCGACCTCGCCCTCACCGCGCCGCTGCTGGACGCCGGGCGGGCCAGGGCCGAGCTGGGGTGGGAGCCCCGCCACGACGCCCGCGAGGCGCTGCGGGAGCTGCTGGGCGGGCTCGGCCGCAAGGAGGGGCTGCGCCCCAGCCCGCCGCTGAAGCCCTAG
- a CDS encoding metallophosphoesterase family protein — protein MIRIAAVGDVHLGEDASGRMRPALEQLGECADVLLLAGDLTRHGTLSEARVVAEEFKDLPVPVVAVLGNHDYHSDRPEEITRLLGDAGLHVLEGGTATFEFGGRSLGVAGVKGFGGGFAGKCGSAFGEPEMKAFIGHTTGIADSLRAALDSLDTDVKVALTHYAPVPDTLRGEPPEIYPFLGSYLLGEAIDATGTTLAVHGHAHFGTEHGLTPGGVRVRNVAQPILRQAYTVYCVEPAMVEV, from the coding sequence ATGATCAGGATCGCCGCGGTGGGCGACGTGCACCTGGGCGAGGACGCCAGCGGGCGGATGAGGCCCGCGCTGGAGCAGCTCGGCGAGTGCGCCGACGTGCTGCTGCTGGCCGGCGACCTGACCAGGCACGGCACGCTGTCCGAGGCGCGCGTGGTGGCCGAGGAGTTCAAGGACCTGCCGGTGCCCGTGGTCGCGGTGCTGGGCAACCACGACTACCACAGCGACCGGCCCGAGGAGATCACCCGGCTGCTGGGCGACGCCGGCCTGCACGTGCTGGAGGGCGGCACGGCCACGTTCGAGTTCGGCGGGCGGTCGCTGGGCGTCGCCGGGGTCAAGGGCTTCGGCGGCGGGTTCGCCGGCAAGTGCGGCAGCGCGTTCGGCGAACCGGAGATGAAGGCGTTCATCGGGCACACCACCGGCATCGCCGACTCGCTGCGCGCCGCGCTGGACAGCCTGGACACGGACGTGAAGGTGGCGCTGACGCACTACGCGCCGGTGCCCGACACGCTGCGCGGCGAGCCGCCGGAGATCTACCCGTTCCTGGGCTCCTACCTGCTGGGGGAGGCCATCGACGCGACCGGCACGACCCTCGCGGTGCACGGGCACGCGCACTTCGGCACCGAGCACGGGCTGACGCCCGGCGGCGTGCGGGTGCGCAACGTGGCGCAGCCGATCCTCCGGCAGGCATACACCGTGTACTGCGTGGAACCCGCGATGGTGGAGGTGTAG
- a CDS encoding ZIP family metal transporter, which yields MLEAAGWGLLAGSALVLGALVGYLVKVPRDVVAAVMGFGSGVLMSAVAFDLIDEAHSLGGIGPTAVGAAAGAVVYTGANVVLARRGARHRKRSGGQQPSEQEQGGSGTAIAIGALLDGVPESVVIGASLLGGGGVSAVTVAAVFISNVPEGLSSAAGMRRAGRSPRYVFGLWCGIAVVSGLAAMLGYAVLAGADPVWLAGITAFAGGAILAMVADTMIPEAFEDAHLLVGLVTVAGFLVAFTLSRA from the coding sequence TTGCTGGAGGCGGCCGGTTGGGGCCTGTTGGCCGGTTCGGCGCTGGTCCTCGGCGCCCTGGTGGGGTACCTGGTGAAGGTGCCGCGCGACGTGGTGGCGGCGGTGATGGGCTTCGGCAGCGGCGTGCTGATGTCGGCGGTCGCGTTCGACCTGATCGACGAGGCCCACTCGCTCGGGGGCATCGGGCCGACCGCGGTGGGCGCCGCGGCGGGCGCGGTGGTCTACACCGGGGCGAACGTCGTGCTGGCCCGCCGCGGCGCCCGGCACCGCAAGCGCTCGGGCGGCCAGCAGCCCTCGGAGCAGGAGCAGGGCGGGTCGGGCACGGCCATCGCGATCGGCGCGCTGCTGGACGGCGTGCCCGAGTCCGTGGTGATCGGCGCGAGCCTGCTCGGCGGCGGCGGGGTCAGCGCGGTGACGGTGGCCGCGGTGTTCATCAGCAACGTGCCGGAGGGCCTGTCCTCGGCGGCGGGCATGCGCCGGGCCGGGCGGTCGCCGCGGTACGTGTTCGGCCTGTGGTGCGGCATCGCCGTGGTCAGCGGCCTGGCCGCGATGCTGGGCTACGCCGTGCTGGCCGGGGCCGACCCGGTGTGGCTGGCCGGCATCACGGCGTTCGCGGGCGGCGCGATCCTGGCGATGGTGGCCGACACCATGATCCCGGAGGCGTTCGAGGACGCCCACCTGCTGGTGGGGCTGGTCACGGTGGCCGGGTTCCTGGTCGCGTTCACCCTGTCCCGGGCGTGA